In Primulina huaijiensis isolate GDHJ02 chromosome 4, ASM1229523v2, whole genome shotgun sequence, a genomic segment contains:
- the LOC140975489 gene encoding uncharacterized protein isoform X1 — MGDQGDGNNVLQKIEKRIEKKLKKGKTGKESVTGLHGVENVGRNEVSEHEHRSQTEDITEMSRNPRKNKEKKANKEVKDAEAVDMEKDASHGQLIGVYGEDGSEDARNQEKRKKKKSKTEACYFPRYEVRKLEGNEVLEKPVEEKVSKHKSGKSAKKEGKKQISMEIHNVGDRDREYEDREQGGTFDDNIEGSVTEKVKAKKRKRGRTDGKDDYFIESQGNCAGAMKSKIYDGLEENMTVENGSKSKKMYELITEDLNDDFSNMVKRKKKKAVEDEHNEGGDVEKHKRRKKKNKTYGNEVEGANIGNCAGAMESKIYDGSKENMTMENESKSKKMYESITEDLNDDFSKMVKRKKKKAVEDEHNEGGDVEKHKRRKKKNKSYGNEVEEANKGNCDGATESKIYDGSEENMTMENETKSKKMYESITEDLNDDFSKMVKRKKKKAAEDEHNEGEDVKKHKRRKKKDKTYGNEVEEANKGKNKKAKLVGNNLDDPTPSKSNKKVSFSGQVEVFPLSDDSNTKEIYDEENLLRGKRFTPEENEIVKAAVYRFIEDRDLGKDGLDMVLNCRKHPELRGCWKEIGAAIPYRPYSAVYYRAQLLFRRSASRKWTQEEYDMILKYQELNGNEWKALADELGKHRWHVKDTWRRIKLQNMNKGQWTQKEYQNLFDLVNIDLQQKLSEEKRSKHGMLRDNISWTAISDKLSTRAQANCCIKWYNQLTSPMVAEGLWADSDDYRMLKKLYLMDAGCMEDVDWDTLLDHRSGDLCQKRWNQMVMHIGNYGTKPFLERVDVLAQRYCPELVEAREIWDNKPRVP; from the coding sequence ATGGGAGATCAAGGAGATGGGAATAATGTGCTCCAGAAGATAGAGAAGAGGATCGAGAAAAAGTTAAAGAAAGGTAAAACTGGTAAAGAAAGTGTCACGGGATTGCATGGGGTTGAGAATGTTGGTAGGAATGAGGTGAGTGAGCATGAGCATAGATCTCAGACAGAAGATATTACTGAAATGAGTAGGAATCCTAGAAAGAACAAAGAAAAGAAGGCAAATAAAGAAGTGAAAGATGCTGAGGCGGTTGACATGGAGAAGGATGCAAGTCACGGACAATTGATCGGTGTTTATGGTGAAGATGGCAGTGAGGATGCAAGGAATcaggaaaaaagaaagaagaaaaagagtAAAACTGAGGCATGCTATTTCCCAAGATACGAGGTTAGGAAACTTGAGGGAAATGAGGTTCTAGAAAAACCAGTGGAAGAAAAAGTTTCCAAACATAAAAGTGGCAAATCAGCTAAGAAAGAAGGgaagaaacaaatatcaatgGAAATCCATAACGTTGGCGACAGAGATAGAGAATACGAAGACCGAGAACAGGGTGGGACATTTGATGATAATATTGAAGGTAGTGTTACTGAGAAGGTTAAGGCAAAGAAAAGGAAGAGAGGAAGAACAGATGGCAAGGATGATTATTTCATAGAGTCACAAGGTAATTGTGCTGGAGCTATGAAGTCCAAAATTTATGATGGTTTGGAGGAAAATATGACAGTGGAAAATGGAAGTAAGAGTAAAAAAATGTATGAGTTGATCACCGAGGACCTCAACGATGATTTTTCTAATATGGTtaagagaaagaaaaagaaggcTGTAGAGGATGAACATAACGAGGGTGGAGATGTTGAGAAACATAAAAGAAGGAAGAAAAAGAACAAGACGTATGGTAATGAAGTAGAAGGGGCAAACATAGGTAATTGTGCTGGAGCTATGGAGTCCAAAATTTATGATGGTTCGAAGGAAAATATGACAATGGAAAATGAAAGTAAGAGTAAAAAAATGTATGAGTCGATCACCGAGGACCTCAACgatgatttttctaaaatggttaagagaaagaaaaagaaggcTGTGGAGGATGAACATAACGAGGGTGGAGATGTGGAGAAACATAAAAGAAGGAAGAAAAAGAACAAGTCGTATGGTAATGAAGTAGAAGAGGCAAACAAAGGTAATTGTGATGGAGCTACGGAGTCCAAAATTTATGATGGTTCGGAGGAAAATATGACAATGGAAAATGAAACTAAGAGTAAAAAAATGTATGAGTCGATAACTGAGGACCTCAACgatgatttttctaaaatggttaagagaaagaaaaagaaggcTGCAGAGGATGAGCATAACGAGGGTGAAGATGTGAAGAAACATAAGAGAAGGAAGAAAAAGGACAAGACGTATGGTAATGAAGTAGAAGAGGCAAATAAAGGTAAGAATAAAAAGGCCAAACTAGTGGGTAATAATTTAGATGATCCTACGCCTTCCAAAAGTAATAAGAAGGTGAGTTTTTCTGGTCAGGTTGAGGTTTTCCCTCTTTCTGATGATTCCAATACGAAGGAGATATATGATGAAGAGAACCTACTGCGAGGTAAACGGTTCACTCCAGAGGAAAACGAGATTGTCAAAGCGGCTGTTTATCGTTTCATAGAGGATCGTGATTTGGGTAAAGATGGTTTGGACATGGTTTTGAATTGTAGAAAGCACCCTGAGTTGAGAGGTTGTTGGAAAGAGATAGGAGCTGCCATACCCTATAGGCCATATAGTGCTGTCTATTATCGTGCTCAACTCTTATTTCGAAGGTCCGCGAGCCGAAAATGGACTCAAGAAGAGTATGATATGATTCTGAAGTACCAGGAGCTTAATGGTAACGAGTGGAAGGCATTGGCTGATGAACTTGGCAAACATAGATGGCATGTAAAGGATACTTGGCGTAGAATAAAACtgcaaaacatgaataaaggaCAGTGGACACAGAAAGAGTATCAGAACCTTTTTGATCTGGTGAACATCGATCTGCAACAGAAACTCTCTGAAGAGAAAAGATCGAAACATGGGATGCTGCGGGATAACATCTCTTGGACAGCAATTAGCGATAAATTATCCACTCGAGCTCAAGCAAATTGCTGCATAAAGTGGTATAATCAGTTGACATCACCTATGGTGGCTGAAGGCTTGTGGGCTGACTCTGACGACTATCGCATGCTGAAAAAGCTTTATCTCATGGATGCAGGCTGCATGGAAGATGTGGACTGGGATACTCTTCTTGATCACAGATCTGGAGACTTGTGTCAGAAGCGTTGGAACCAAATGGTTATGCACATCGGTAACTATGGTACCAAGCCATTTTTGGAACGTGTTGATGTGTTGGCACAACGATATTGCCCAGAACTTGTAGAGGCCAGAGAAATCTGGGATAACAAACCGAGAGTTCCTTAA
- the LOC140975491 gene encoding iron-sulfur cluster assembly protein 1-like, giving the protein MWRHAANRVLGQGLRPTATSPATVAGRMYHERVVDHYNNPRNVGSFDKSDPNVGTGLVGAPACGDVMKLQIRVDEESGKIVDACFKTFGCGSAIASSSVATEWVKGKQMEEVLSIKNTEIAKHLSLPPVKLHCSMLAEDAIKAAVKDYDAKRSKSNGVQAAAPVEKAADA; this is encoded by the exons ATGTGGAGGCACGCAGCTAACAGGGTTCTCGGCCAAGGACTACGACCTACGGCGACTTCCCCTGCGACGGTCGCGGGGCGCATGTACCACGAGAGGGTGGTGGATCACTACAACAATCCTCGGAACGTCGGATCGTTCGATAAGAGCGATCCGAATGTCGGGACGGGGCTGGTGGGAGCCCCTGCTTGTGGCGACGTCATGAAATTGCAGATTAGAGTCGATGAGGAGAGTGGGAAAATCGTCGATGCTTGTTTTAAGACCTTTGGGTGTGGCTCTGCAATCGCCTCTTCTTCCGTTG cCACCGAATGGGTGAAAGGTAAACAGATGGAGGAAGTCCTGTCAATCAAGAATAC AGAAATTGCAAAACATCTCTCTCTTCCACCTGTGAAACTCCACTGCAGCATGCTTGCTGAGGATGCAATAAAGGCTGCTGTCAAAGATTACGATGCCAAGCGTTCCAAGTCAAACGGAGTTCAGGCGGCCGCTCCTGTGGAGAAAGCTGCTGATGCCTGA
- the LOC140975492 gene encoding probable protein phosphatase 2C 25, translating into MTSCTVAASNSPVFSPSSSSCMCSPKSCSSPRLLRVQKTSSPSGLIRASAGGDFPAVLKRKRPPRLDIPMVLVDSSVKRETAAAEEWVEVEGDGFSVCCKKGRREVMEDRYAAVVDLHGDSDQAFFGVFDGHGGVKAAEFAAENLVKNVVHELERREDDERIELAVKKGFLTTDSEFLMQDQRGGTCCVTALIRQGNLVVSNAGDCRAVISRGGVAESLTSDHRPSREDERDRIEALGGFVENRNGVWRVLGSLAVSRAIGDQYLKQWITAEPDTRILRLKPEHEFLLLASDGLWDKVSNQEAIDIALPLVSNLDKPMTLSACKKLVDLSASRGAIDDITVMLIQLPKFANTSVN; encoded by the exons ATGACTTCTTGTACTGTTGCAGCATCAAATTCTCCGGTTTTTTCACCTTCTTCGTCTTCTTGTATGTGTTCTCCGAAGTCTTGTTCGTCTCCGAGGCTTTTACGGGTCCAGAAGACGTCTTCGCCAAGTGGGCTCATCAGGGCTTCGGCTGGTGGTGATTTTCCGGCGGTTTTGAAGAGGAAGAGGCCGCCAAGATTGGATATTCCGATGGTTTTGGTGGATTCGTCGGTGAAAAGGGAGACGGCGGCGGCGGAGGAGTGGGTGGAGGTGGAGGGAGATGGGTTTTCCGTGTGTTGTAAGAAGGGGAGGAGGGAGGTGATGGAGGATCGGTACGCTGCTGTTGTGGATCTTCATGGTGATTCGGATCAG GCTTTCTTTGGTGTTTTTGATGGGCATGGAGGCGTAAAAGCTGCTGAGTTTGCAGCCGAGAACTTGGTCAAGAACGTCGTACATGAATTAGAAAGAAGGGAAGATGACGAAAGAATTGAATTGGCGGTTAAGAAAGGTTTCTTGACCACGGATTCCGAATTTCTCATGCAAGATCAGCGGGGTGGAACATGCTGTGTGACAGCATTGATTAGACAAGGGAATCTAGTTGTATCCAACGCCGGTGACTGTCGTGCAGTCATCAGCAGAGGCGGGGTTGCTGAGTCCCTAACTTCTGATCACCGCCCTTCTCGTGAAGACGAGAGAGACAGAATTGAGGCACTG GGTGGATTTGTTGAAAACCGCAATGGCGTCTGGAGAGTTTTAGGATCTTTAGCAGTTTCCAGAGCTATTGGAGACCAGTACCTTAAGCAATGGATCACGGCAGAACCAGACACACGGATCCTTAGGCTTAAACCCGAGCACGAGTTCCTTCTTCTAGCTTCGGATGGACTATGGGATAAG GTCAGCAATCAAGAAGCCATTGATATCGCCCTACCTCTGGTCTCAAACCTTGATAAGCCGATGACATTGTCTGCCTGTAAAAAACTTGTTGATCTTTCAGCTTCGAGAGGCGCCATTGACGACATAACTGTGATGCTTATTCAACTGCCTAAATTTGCTAACACATCGGTGAATTAG
- the LOC140975489 gene encoding uncharacterized protein isoform X2: protein MGDQGDGNNVLQKIEKRIEKKLKKGKTGKESVTGLHGVENVGRNEVSEHEHRSQTEDITEMSRNPRKNKEKKANKEVKDAEAVDMEKDASHGQLIGVYGEDGSEDARNQEKRKKKKSKTEACYFPRYEVRKLEGNEVLEKPVEEKVSKHKSGKSAKKEGKKQISMEIHNVGDRDREYEDREQGGTFDDNIEGSVTEKVKAKKRKRGRTDGKDDYFIESQGNCAGAMESKIYDGSKENMTMENESKSKKMYESITEDLNDDFSKMVKRKKKKAVEDEHNEGGDVEKHKRRKKKNKSYGNEVEEANKGNCDGATESKIYDGSEENMTMENETKSKKMYESITEDLNDDFSKMVKRKKKKAAEDEHNEGEDVKKHKRRKKKDKTYGNEVEEANKGKNKKAKLVGNNLDDPTPSKSNKKVSFSGQVEVFPLSDDSNTKEIYDEENLLRGKRFTPEENEIVKAAVYRFIEDRDLGKDGLDMVLNCRKHPELRGCWKEIGAAIPYRPYSAVYYRAQLLFRRSASRKWTQEEYDMILKYQELNGNEWKALADELGKHRWHVKDTWRRIKLQNMNKGQWTQKEYQNLFDLVNIDLQQKLSEEKRSKHGMLRDNISWTAISDKLSTRAQANCCIKWYNQLTSPMVAEGLWADSDDYRMLKKLYLMDAGCMEDVDWDTLLDHRSGDLCQKRWNQMVMHIGNYGTKPFLERVDVLAQRYCPELVEAREIWDNKPRVP from the exons ATGGGAGATCAAGGAGATGGGAATAATGTGCTCCAGAAGATAGAGAAGAGGATCGAGAAAAAGTTAAAGAAAGGTAAAACTGGTAAAGAAAGTGTCACGGGATTGCATGGGGTTGAGAATGTTGGTAGGAATGAGGTGAGTGAGCATGAGCATAGATCTCAGACAGAAGATATTACTGAAATGAGTAGGAATCCTAGAAAGAACAAAGAAAAGAAGGCAAATAAAGAAGTGAAAGATGCTGAGGCGGTTGACATGGAGAAGGATGCAAGTCACGGACAATTGATCGGTGTTTATGGTGAAGATGGCAGTGAGGATGCAAGGAATcaggaaaaaagaaagaagaaaaagagtAAAACTGAGGCATGCTATTTCCCAAGATACGAGGTTAGGAAACTTGAGGGAAATGAGGTTCTAGAAAAACCAGTGGAAGAAAAAGTTTCCAAACATAAAAGTGGCAAATCAGCTAAGAAAGAAGGgaagaaacaaatatcaatgGAAATCCATAACGTTGGCGACAGAGATAGAGAATACGAAGACCGAGAACAGGGTGGGACATTTGATGATAATATTGAAGGTAGTGTTACTGAGAAGGTTAAGGCAAAGAAAAGGAAGAGAGGAAGAACAGATGGCAAGGATGATTATTTCATAGAGTCACAAG GTAATTGTGCTGGAGCTATGGAGTCCAAAATTTATGATGGTTCGAAGGAAAATATGACAATGGAAAATGAAAGTAAGAGTAAAAAAATGTATGAGTCGATCACCGAGGACCTCAACgatgatttttctaaaatggttaagagaaagaaaaagaaggcTGTGGAGGATGAACATAACGAGGGTGGAGATGTGGAGAAACATAAAAGAAGGAAGAAAAAGAACAAGTCGTATGGTAATGAAGTAGAAGAGGCAAACAAAGGTAATTGTGATGGAGCTACGGAGTCCAAAATTTATGATGGTTCGGAGGAAAATATGACAATGGAAAATGAAACTAAGAGTAAAAAAATGTATGAGTCGATAACTGAGGACCTCAACgatgatttttctaaaatggttaagagaaagaaaaagaaggcTGCAGAGGATGAGCATAACGAGGGTGAAGATGTGAAGAAACATAAGAGAAGGAAGAAAAAGGACAAGACGTATGGTAATGAAGTAGAAGAGGCAAATAAAGGTAAGAATAAAAAGGCCAAACTAGTGGGTAATAATTTAGATGATCCTACGCCTTCCAAAAGTAATAAGAAGGTGAGTTTTTCTGGTCAGGTTGAGGTTTTCCCTCTTTCTGATGATTCCAATACGAAGGAGATATATGATGAAGAGAACCTACTGCGAGGTAAACGGTTCACTCCAGAGGAAAACGAGATTGTCAAAGCGGCTGTTTATCGTTTCATAGAGGATCGTGATTTGGGTAAAGATGGTTTGGACATGGTTTTGAATTGTAGAAAGCACCCTGAGTTGAGAGGTTGTTGGAAAGAGATAGGAGCTGCCATACCCTATAGGCCATATAGTGCTGTCTATTATCGTGCTCAACTCTTATTTCGAAGGTCCGCGAGCCGAAAATGGACTCAAGAAGAGTATGATATGATTCTGAAGTACCAGGAGCTTAATGGTAACGAGTGGAAGGCATTGGCTGATGAACTTGGCAAACATAGATGGCATGTAAAGGATACTTGGCGTAGAATAAAACtgcaaaacatgaataaaggaCAGTGGACACAGAAAGAGTATCAGAACCTTTTTGATCTGGTGAACATCGATCTGCAACAGAAACTCTCTGAAGAGAAAAGATCGAAACATGGGATGCTGCGGGATAACATCTCTTGGACAGCAATTAGCGATAAATTATCCACTCGAGCTCAAGCAAATTGCTGCATAAAGTGGTATAATCAGTTGACATCACCTATGGTGGCTGAAGGCTTGTGGGCTGACTCTGACGACTATCGCATGCTGAAAAAGCTTTATCTCATGGATGCAGGCTGCATGGAAGATGTGGACTGGGATACTCTTCTTGATCACAGATCTGGAGACTTGTGTCAGAAGCGTTGGAACCAAATGGTTATGCACATCGGTAACTATGGTACCAAGCCATTTTTGGAACGTGTTGATGTGTTGGCACAACGATATTGCCCAGAACTTGTAGAGGCCAGAGAAATCTGGGATAACAAACCGAGAGTTCCTTAA